One window of the Pseudomonas knackmussii B13 genome contains the following:
- a CDS encoding MarR family winged helix-turn-helix transcriptional regulator has translation MNSNSSSRALTKEVQALLRHFRLEDVPSHLLRRAHFKAEEIFANAFSEEGVTPRQKATLVLLYQEPGLSQSALSERLAMDRNTVAEMVRRMSSSGLIERRPSPSDARAYQLYVAPAGIELLNRVMPRDGSVEDQLLARLPEEYRGLFVKCLRLIAEDSDRA, from the coding sequence ATGAATTCCAACTCGTCGTCTCGTGCTCTCACGAAGGAGGTTCAAGCCCTCCTTCGGCATTTCCGGCTTGAGGATGTGCCTTCCCACCTGCTACGCCGCGCACACTTCAAGGCCGAGGAGATCTTCGCCAATGCGTTTTCCGAGGAAGGGGTCACGCCACGGCAGAAGGCGACCCTGGTGTTGCTTTACCAGGAGCCAGGCCTCAGCCAGAGCGCGCTATCTGAACGCTTGGCGATGGATCGCAACACGGTGGCCGAGATGGTTCGACGGATGAGCAGCAGTGGTTTGATCGAGCGCAGACCATCACCCTCCGATGCTCGCGCCTACCAGCTCTACGTGGCACCTGCGGGAATCGAGTTGCTCAATCGAGTGATGCCACGCGATGGATCCGTTGAAGACCAGCTGCTCGCTCGCCTGCCAGAGGAGTACCGCGGCCTTTTCGTCAAGTGCCTACGCTTGATCGCCGAAGACAGTGATCGAGCCTGA